One window from the genome of Cryptomeria japonica chromosome 6, Sugi_1.0, whole genome shotgun sequence encodes:
- the LOC131033301 gene encoding probable serine/threonine-protein kinase At1g01540, producing the protein MGASNNTASSTTSFLNDQLSKKTSIFGLRLWVLIGIGVGAFIVLILFVLSLWLTSRKKSSKRLPEKLPSALIPMISKEIQEVKIDPLGNRGGGGAAASCARNDSSDRDMEKAVLIGYGHHSKPSSHSSEAELGANGKPIERQSLLDERNANRPQRAVEGAMHEIGLAGERDQQQHHHRTGNTPFRGMYNEGDRHGLMLSDKGSNASGETARSAESPATSSSVPEVSHLGWGHWYTLRDLEIATNCFQDENVIGEGGYGIVYKGILPNGNSIAVKNLLNNKGQAEKEFRVEVEAIGRVRHKNLVRLNGYCAEGAHRMLVYEFVDNGNLEQWLHGDVGPSSPLTWEIRMRIILGTAKGLAYLHEGLEPKVVHRDIKSSNILLDRQWHAKVSDFGLAKLLGSEKSYVTTRVMGTFGYVAPEYASTGMLNERSDVYSFGVLIMEIISGRSPVDYGRPAGEVNLVEWLKMMVGSRRSEEVVDPLMEEKPSARALKRALLVSLRCVDPDANKRPKMGHVIHMLEADEFPFRDDRRIGREAAAKARRENVAANSKPNGKGTDDSDGESGSPSHKTRWR; encoded by the exons ATGGGAGCATCTAATAATACTGCTAGCAGCAccacaagctttctcaatgatcaGCTGTCTAAGAAGACATCCATATTTGGACTGAGATTGTGGGTTCTGATTGGGATTGGTGTTGGAGCATTCATAGTTTTGATTTTGTTTGTTCTGTCCTTGTGGCTGACATCAAGGAAGAAGTCATCCAAGAGGTTGCCTGAAAAGCTTCCATCTGCATTGATCCCCATGATATCTAAGGAGATTCAGGAGGTGAAGATTGATCCATTGGGTAATAGAGGAGGGGGAGGTGCTGCTGCCTCTTGTGCAAGGAATGATTCAAGTGACAGAGACATGGAGAAGGCTGTTCTGATTGGCTATGGACACCATTCCAAGCCTTCCTCTCACAGCTCTGAGGCAGAGTTGGGGGCTAATGGGAAACCTATTGAAAGACAGTCCCTATTAGATGAGAGAAATGCTAACAGGCCACAGAGGGCAGTTGAAGGAGCAATGCATGAAATAGGGCTTGCTGGGGAGAGAGACCAACAACAGCACCATCATCGTACTGGCAATACGCCATTTAGGGGTATGTATAATGAAGGAGACAGACATGGGTTGATGTTATCTGATAAGGGGTCTAATGCCAGTGGGGAGACTGCTAGATCAGCTGAATCACCTGCTACGTCTAGTTCTGTGCCTGAAGTGTCACATCTTGGCTGGGGTCATTGGTACACCCTCAGAGACTTGGAGATTGCAACAAATTGTTTTCAAGATGAAAATGTTATTGGGGAAGGAGGTTATGGCATTGTCTATAAAGGCATATTGCCAAACGGAAACAGTATAGCTGTGAAAAACCTCCTGAATAACAA GGGTCAAGCTGAAAAGGAGTTTAGAGTGGAAGTTGAAGCAATTGGACGAGTTAGGCACAAAAATCTTGTTCGGCTAAATGGGTATTGTGCTGAGGGTGCCCACAG GATGCTTGTGTACGAGTTCGTTGACAATGGTAATTTGGAACAGTGGCTTCACGGAGATGTAGGGCCTTCCAGTCCTCTCACATGGGAGATCCGAATGAGAATTATTCTTGGGACAGCTAAAGG GTTAGCATATTTACACGAGGGGTTAGAGCCCAAGGTTGTTCACAGAGACATTAAATCAAGCAACATTCTTCTGGACAGGCAATGGCATGCCAAGGTATCTGACTTTGGACTGGCCAAGCTTCTGGGATCTGAGAAGAGCTATGTCACAACAAGGGTAATGGGGACTTTTGG GTATGTGGCACCTGAGTATGCCAGCACAGGAATGCTGAATGAGAGAAGCGATGTGTACAGTTTTGGGGTACTCATCATGGAGATCATATCAGGAAGAAGCCCTGTTGATTATGGGAGACCTGCTGGGGAG GTAAATCTGGTAGAATGGTTAAAAATGATGGTAGGGAGCAGAAGGTCAGAGGAAGTAGTAGACCCATTAATGGAAGAAAAGCCCTCAGCCAGGGCTTTGAAACGAGCATTACTGGTATCCCTCCGCTGTGTGGATCCTGATGCTAACAAGAGACCCAAGATGGGTCATGTTATCCACATGCTAGAAGCAGACGAGTTCCCCTTTAGGGAT GATCGGCGAATTGGGCGCGAGGCTGCTGCGAAAGCTCGTCGTGAGAATGTGGCTGCAAATTCAAAACCAAATGGCAAAGGCACAGATGACAGTGATGGTGAATCAGGCAGCCCCAGTCACAAGACTAGGTGGAGATAG